The DNA sequence AATCATCTTTTTCCTCGCTTCCATGCTTAACTTCGTAAAATCGGTGCCCCTGATAAACCTAAATAGTTATCCCTGTAATCCCGAGCTGCCTCTTTACTCTTAAAACCCATCATAAAAACCCTATAAAGTGTACGACCGGCATTATCTTGTGCTCTTTTAATTACAACATGGTACCTGTTCATTCCAATTCTCTTATACTTTTTCTTAGTAATTTTTGCACCCTCATAACGACTAAAAGCACCTACTTGAATACCAAAATTTGTCAGCCTGATACGCTCTATTTTCTTTTCTGCTTTGGCTTTAGTAATCTGTTGTGATGTCTGCACCTTTCCTGCAAAACCAACTACCTCAATTTTTACCTTAGCAATCCCAGTCTTATCAAGTCCAAGTTCTTTGCCTGTTGCGTAGCTACAATCAATAATGCGTCCTTTCACAAAAGGACCTCTATCATTAATACGAGCAATAGTACTTTTTCCATTCTGAAGATTGATAATCTTTACCATAGTATCCATCGGCCAGGTCTTGTGCGCTGCCGTCTTTGCATACATATTATAATGCTCACCACTGCTGGTATATTTACCATGAAAGTTTGGTCCATACCAACTTGAAATACCCCTCATGGTTTGCCCTACTGAGACATAAGTCGGTCTATAGGACTTTCCAAGCACCACATAACTACGCATAGCTGCCCTCTTCATAGAAGGACTAGTATAACCCTTGTCAGGATAGTTTGCATATCGATTTAAACAACCTGTCATTAGCAATAAAATTAAAAGGACTTCTATGGAAAAGAGGAAGAAAAGGCGTTTACTTGACATAAAGTCCCTTATACTTATGATAGTGAAGATATTATCTCATATTTGACTTTATAGCTGCTTGAAACCATTCAAAGTAAAGCAAGTTCTTCTTAAATACCATTTCTAAATATTTGGTATATTTTGATATTTTAAATACCAAAAAGTCTCTGTGTATTTGATGCTATTGTCTCTTCCATATGACTCCTCTCCATACCACTTAGCTCACACATTTTTTCAACAATAAGGGTACAGTATGAGGGCTCATTTTTTTTCCCTCGGAATGGATGTGGCGTTAGATAAGGAGCATCTGTCTCTACTAAAAGTCTCTCATGAGGAATTTCTGGGAAAATATTAAGCAATTTACGAGCATTCTTAAAGGTAAGTACACCACCTATACCATAGTAAAAATTCTTTTTAGAGAGCGCAAGAAGCGACTCATCAGCATTATAGCAGTGCAATACACCGCCTGCTTCTCCTGCATATGTATGCAACATCTCCAGACAATCAATACTCGACTCTCTTACATGTACAATGAGTGGTTTTCCTAATACTTTTGCCCACTGAATTTGGTCAAGAAATACCTCCTTCTGTAGTGCCTTTTCGGCACGAATTGCTTCCTCTTCTTCAGGTAGTCTATAGTAGTCAAGTCCACACTCTCCAATTGCCACACATTTTGGATGTGAAACAAATCTTTCAAGATAGCTCCGATCATAGCGTGAAGCATCATAGGGGTGTACTCCTACAGCAAAATAGACAGATGAAAATTTCTCCGAAATTTCAACAGCACGCTCCAGTGTACGCGGATCTGCACCCGGTATGATAAATTTTTTTATCCCACTTTGTTTGGCTCTTTGTAAAACCTCATCAAGATCCTCATTGTAACGACAATCATCAAGATGGCAGTGAGTATCAATAATCATGAAAAAATACTCCTTATTTTTTAATATGAATTAAATCAAAACCCTACTTAAACAATAGTTTATTATTTGCTACTTCGTAACTTTTGTGCAAATGCTACTGCCTGTTCAGTTGGGGATTCTCCAGCAACAATACGGGCAATCTCATCAATACGCCCCTCATCATCAAGTATGCGTGCACGACTAATGTCTCCTTTTCTTTCTACAACAATATGCTGTGTTGCCTTGGCAGCAAGGTGTGGCTGATGAGAAATGGCAAAGACTTGATACCCCCTTGCGAGTGTCTCAATCATCCCTGCAATAGCAATGGACTCATCACCACTAACATTTGCATCAATCTCATCAAGTATGAGTACACCTTGTTCTTCTTTTTCTTTTGGCATAGTTGTAGCCATCAGTGCCAATCTAACACGGTTAAACTCTCCACCACTAAGTGTTTTAAGTGATGAATCACCAAGTTTTATCTCCACACTATCAAGCCCCTGCTCGCCAAGTGGAACCGAAGAAAATACAAACTCCAATGCGGAAAGTTTTAAACTAGAGAGATAGTGTTCAAGGGTTTTTTCAAGTCTTTTTGCCTCCTCTTTTCTCTTCTGTGAAAGATGAGAGGCAATCGTGTGCAATTCTACATATTCCACCTCAAGAAACTGCTCAAGCAGACTTTTGTCCTGCTCTGCATGTTCATATCCTGCCAACTCACAGATTTTCTCCTCCTTGTAGGCAAGCGCCTCCTCTATGGAGCCATAACGATTCTTTAATCCTGTAAGGTCACTTAATCTGTTGAGTACCTCTTCTACATTTACCTCTTTAAGCTCATCAGCAAGCAGTTCACTCTCTTCAAAATCTGCACGGAGTTGATTCATTGCCTCTGAAAAGGGTGTTATATTTTTATCGAGTAGTCGATAAATCTCCTCCACACTACTCTCATATTTGAAAATCTCATTTGCCCGCACCAATGCATCACGAATCTTATCAATACGTGAGAGTTGTTGCTTTACTTTTAAAAGCTCCTCTTCTTCTCCAGATTTAGGGTTGATCGTATGAATCTTCTCTATCTCATAACGTATCAATTCGATCTTCTCCGTCAGCCTCTTCTCTTCATCTCGTATCTTCTCTAATTGAAGTATCTTCTGTCGATAATTTGTATATCGTTTTGCATACTCTCTAAGAGATTTTTTAAAGCTACTCTCCTTGGCAGAGAGAGATGCGTCTATCATTTTGAGTAAAGAGGCTACATCTATTCCCTCTTGATCGCGTACAGAAAGATATCTGACAAACGGTGAAAACATCTCTAAGAGTATTTTTTTAGAGATGTTTTGTCCATCAATAAAATAGCGTAGCTTCTCTCTTTTTATGGTTTTAATACAGAGTTTCTCCTCTAACATATAAGCATCACTTTTCAAATTTGTAGGCTTTTTTAGGTCGAGCTCACAAAGTGTTGCAACACTCTTTATTGTATGCCCAAATGCAGAAAGTATTGCCGAAATAAGTACTGATTTACCCGCACCACTTGATCCACTAAATACGATAAGTCCTTGCTTGAACTCAAGTTCAAGTGTCTGAAAGGTTACAAGATCACGCAGATGGAGTCTCTCTATCAATTTCTATCTCCCCAGTGTAGTTTTTCACGCAAAACAGAGAAATAATTATGCTCTTTGCGGTGTATAAGAATTGCCCCTTTTTTTGCCCCCGCAATATAAAGAATATCACCCTCTTCTAGCTCATAGACTTCCTGTCCATCAATGGAAGCAATGGCACGATACTTTTCTACATCAAGCTCAATACTAAAATCTGCAGGCACTACTAGCGGTCGCTGATTGGCAAGTGAGTGTGTCAAAACAGGGGTAATAATAAATGCTTGTGTCAATGGATAGAGAATAGGACCACCGGCAGAGAGATTGTAGGCAGTAGAGCCTGTTGGTGTGGAGATAATAAGTCCGTCTCCAGTATAAGAATTAAAACGCTCTCCATCGATAGAAGCATTAACCTTTACCATTTTGGAGGGCTCAGGAGAGGTAATAACTACATCATTAAAGGCAATAAAGCTAATTTTACTACCACTACTTTTTTGGATATATCCCTCAATCATCATACGGTCATCAATACGATACTCTCCCATGAGCAGTCGGTCAAGAAATGTATCAACTTCACCAATAGTAATATCGGCAAGAAATCCCAATTTGCCCGCATTGATCCCAACAACCGGTTTATCGTAACCATAGCTTCGACGCACAAGAGAAAGAAGTGTGCCATCTCCTCCAAGAGAGACAAGAAAATCAATCTGGCAGCACATCTCTTCAAATAGAATACCTTTTAGCCCTATCATCTTTGCCGAACGCTCTGAAAGCAATACAGAGATACCCCTGCTCTCAAACTGTTGTCTAATATGCTCATAAATTGACTTAATCTCTGGTGTATTTGGCTTAAGAATGAATCCTACTGTTTTCACCTGTTGCAACTGTTTCACCA is a window from the Sulfurovum sp. genome containing:
- a CDS encoding septal ring lytic transglycosylase RlpA family protein, which translates into the protein MSSKRLFFLFSIEVLLILLLMTGCLNRYANYPDKGYTSPSMKRAAMRSYVVLGKSYRPTYVSVGQTMRGISSWYGPNFHGKYTSSGEHYNMYAKTAAHKTWPMDTMVKIINLQNGKSTIARINDRGPFVKGRIIDCSYATGKELGLDKTGIAKVKIEVVGFAGKVQTSQQITKAKAEKKIERIRLTNFGIQVGAFSRYEGAKITKKKYKRIGMNRYHVVIKRAQDNAGRTLYRVFMMGFKSKEAARDYRDNYLGLSGAPILRS
- a CDS encoding NAD(+)/NADH kinase, encoding MVKQLQQVKTVGFILKPNTPEIKSIYEHIRQQFESRGISVLLSERSAKMIGLKGILFEEMCCQIDFLVSLGGDGTLLSLVRRSYGYDKPVVGINAGKLGFLADITIGEVDTFLDRLLMGEYRIDDRMMIEGYIQKSSGSKISFIAFNDVVITSPEPSKMVKVNASIDGERFNSYTGDGLIISTPTGSTAYNLSAGGPILYPLTQAFIITPVLTHSLANQRPLVVPADFSIELDVEKYRAIASIDGQEVYELEEGDILYIAGAKKGAILIHRKEHNYFSVLREKLHWGDRN
- a CDS encoding TatD family hydrolase codes for the protein MIIDTHCHLDDCRYNEDLDEVLQRAKQSGIKKFIIPGADPRTLERAVEISEKFSSVYFAVGVHPYDASRYDRSYLERFVSHPKCVAIGECGLDYYRLPEEEEAIRAEKALQKEVFLDQIQWAKVLGKPLIVHVRESSIDCLEMLHTYAGEAGGVLHCYNADESLLALSKKNFYYGIGGVLTFKNARKLLNIFPEIPHERLLVETDAPYLTPHPFRGKKNEPSYCTLIVEKMCELSGMERSHMEETIASNTQRLFGI
- a CDS encoding DNA recombination protein RecN, whose product is MIERLHLRDLVTFQTLELEFKQGLIVFSGSSGAGKSVLISAILSAFGHTIKSVATLCELDLKKPTNLKSDAYMLEEKLCIKTIKREKLRYFIDGQNISKKILLEMFSPFVRYLSVRDQEGIDVASLLKMIDASLSAKESSFKKSLREYAKRYTNYRQKILQLEKIRDEEKRLTEKIELIRYEIEKIHTINPKSGEEEELLKVKQQLSRIDKIRDALVRANEIFKYESSVEEIYRLLDKNITPFSEAMNQLRADFEESELLADELKEVNVEEVLNRLSDLTGLKNRYGSIEEALAYKEEKICELAGYEHAEQDKSLLEQFLEVEYVELHTIASHLSQKRKEEAKRLEKTLEHYLSSLKLSALEFVFSSVPLGEQGLDSVEIKLGDSSLKTLSGGEFNRVRLALMATTMPKEKEEQGVLILDEIDANVSGDESIAIAGMIETLARGYQVFAISHQPHLAAKATQHIVVERKGDISRARILDDEGRIDEIARIVAGESPTEQAVAFAQKLRSSK